One window of the Deltaproteobacteria bacterium genome contains the following:
- the kdsB gene encoding 3-deoxy-manno-octulosonate cytidylyltransferase, producing MQKAHYWNHPDHPVKVVAIIPARFGSSRFPGKPLAEIHGRPMILHVHERALEVPGVDQVVVATDDSRIAECVETAGGTVFMTDPGHPSGTDRIAEVARLIELSDNDVVVNIQGDQPLLDPQPAVEIVRMLLDVPEVAMTTPACPLEAREALNPNRVKVVVDNNWKALYFSRALIPYYRDSDTGEDLPGGSGHYYLRHLGLYAYRQNFLQTFVTLPPGQLEQIERLEQLRALENGYSIGVVKVAEAPLEVDTPEDLDAVRSALAGQ from the coding sequence ATGCAGAAAGCACATTACTGGAATCACCCCGATCACCCAGTCAAAGTGGTTGCCATAATCCCTGCACGTTTCGGCTCATCCAGATTTCCAGGGAAACCCCTTGCAGAGATTCATGGCAGACCCATGATTCTCCATGTGCATGAAAGGGCGCTGGAGGTCCCCGGAGTTGACCAGGTAGTAGTGGCAACTGATGATTCGAGGATTGCGGAGTGCGTGGAAACAGCCGGTGGAACGGTTTTTATGACAGACCCCGGTCATCCTTCAGGGACCGACCGGATTGCAGAGGTGGCAAGGCTTATCGAGCTCTCGGACAATGATGTAGTGGTTAATATCCAGGGAGACCAGCCCCTGCTTGATCCGCAACCAGCAGTTGAGATAGTAAGGATGCTCCTTGATGTGCCTGAAGTTGCCATGACAACTCCTGCATGCCCTCTTGAGGCCCGGGAGGCCCTGAATCCCAACCGGGTCAAGGTGGTCGTGGACAATAACTGGAAGGCCCTCTACTTCTCCAGGGCCTTAATTCCATATTATAGAGACTCTGATACAGGGGAAGATCTGCCCGGGGGATCAGGTCATTACTATCTCAGGCACCTGGGTCTATACGCCTATAGACAGAATTTTTTACAGACCTTTGTTACTCTCCCTCCCGGGCAACTCGAACAGATAGAACGGCTGGAACAGCTCAGGGCCCTTGAAAACGGCTATTCGATCGGAGTAGTAAAGGTAGCAGAGGCTCCGCTGGAAGTAGACACGCCGGAGGACCTGGATGCAGTCCGCTCAGCCCTGGCCGGGCAGTAA
- the hisA gene encoding phosphoribosylformimino-5-aminoimidazole carboxamide ribotide isomerase encodes MKFRPCIDLHKGKVKQIVGSTLNEDNPETLKENFVAERSSSYYAKIFRRDGLTGGHVIMLGPGNEAAAAEALSAWPGGLQVGGGINADNAGYWLDQGAAAVIVTSYVFRDGAIDEERLKALAGLVGRDRLVLDLSCRKRGGDYYIVTDRWQRFTDVIISSETLDYFSKYCFEFLIHAADVEGKCMGVEEDLVELLGRWTPVPATYAGGACSMKDLYLVKELGRDRLDITIGSALDIFGGKGVSYVEVVAFNAKQPDSGSGFVHEEPF; translated from the coding sequence ATGAAATTCCGTCCGTGTATTGACCTCCATAAAGGCAAGGTTAAGCAGATTGTGGGTTCTACCCTCAATGAGGATAATCCCGAGACCCTCAAGGAAAATTTTGTCGCTGAGAGGTCTTCCTCTTATTATGCAAAGATTTTCAGGCGTGACGGCCTTACCGGCGGACACGTGATTATGCTGGGCCCCGGGAACGAGGCCGCAGCCGCAGAGGCCCTTTCGGCATGGCCGGGCGGTTTGCAGGTAGGCGGCGGGATCAATGCGGACAATGCGGGATACTGGCTGGATCAGGGGGCGGCGGCCGTTATAGTGACTTCATACGTCTTCAGGGATGGCGCCATAGATGAAGAACGGCTCAAGGCCCTGGCGGGGCTTGTAGGCAGGGACAGGTTGGTTCTGGATCTGAGCTGCAGGAAAAGGGGAGGGGACTACTACATCGTCACTGACAGATGGCAGCGATTTACTGACGTGATAATTTCTTCTGAGACCCTTGATTATTTCTCAAAGTACTGCTTTGAGTTTTTGATTCATGCAGCAGACGTGGAGGGAAAATGCATGGGGGTAGAGGAGGATCTCGTGGAGCTGTTGGGCCGCTGGACACCAGTTCCTGCTACTTACGCCGGAGGCGCCTGCTCCATGAAAGACCTTTACCTGGTGAAGGAACTCGGCCGGGATAGATTGGATATTACCATTGGAAGCGCGCTGGACATCTTTGGCGGCAAAGGGGTTTCCTATGTCGAGGTCGTAGCCTTTAATGCGAAGCAGCCAGATTCAGGATCGGGATTTGTTCATGAAGAGCCATTCTGA
- a CDS encoding RNA polymerase subunit sigma, with protein MAEKVPTKKNESSNDYLYRLIEAGQKGTLTYQVLNELIPDEEKDLERLEEIFDLLCLNNIEVIDGPELVTVSKEKLLKELAENKCPAEKGTDDAPEEKTESKNAAVVLDAGGHTDSEEITTTYLREMGRYELLTPENERDLSRTIREGFNGIIRAIMEHPSDLPAMEGLREQIRIWRRRDPTLKPKKQQLNYLISAVASILEIYPEDDSLKPLGVAVDRHRAKIEVAKDEMINANLRLVVSIAKRYMHQGLSLPDLIQEGNLGLMRAVFRFDYTKGNKFSTYASWWIRQAITRAILDKTRTIRLPVHFLELRSQFFKAFYALLKELGREPTPAEISLRTGLPLEKILSILEASKEPVSLETPVGNEDSTLGDFIENMDIVSPYETVRERELTERIKGILATLSPREEKIIRLRFGIGEDSEYTLEEIGKRFNVSRERIRQIEKKALNRLRHSSRRERLKFFLA; from the coding sequence ATGGCCGAAAAAGTGCCTACTAAAAAGAATGAGTCATCCAATGATTATCTGTATCGTCTGATTGAGGCAGGCCAAAAAGGTACACTTACTTATCAGGTGCTCAATGAGCTGATACCTGATGAGGAAAAGGATCTTGAAAGGCTTGAAGAGATATTTGATCTGCTGTGCCTTAATAATATTGAAGTCATTGATGGCCCCGAATTAGTGACCGTTTCCAAAGAGAAGTTGTTAAAAGAACTCGCAGAAAATAAATGTCCGGCCGAAAAAGGAACGGACGATGCCCCTGAGGAGAAGACTGAATCCAAGAATGCGGCAGTGGTTCTTGATGCCGGAGGTCATACCGATTCAGAGGAGATTACTACTACCTATCTGCGAGAAATGGGTAGATATGAACTTCTTACGCCAGAAAATGAGCGGGATCTCAGCCGCACAATCAGAGAAGGCTTTAACGGGATTATCAGGGCCATCATGGAACACCCCTCGGATCTGCCTGCAATGGAAGGCTTGAGAGAGCAGATTCGTATATGGAGACGTCGTGATCCCACCCTTAAGCCCAAAAAACAGCAATTAAATTATTTGATAAGTGCAGTTGCCAGTATCTTGGAAATTTACCCAGAGGATGACAGCCTTAAACCTCTCGGGGTAGCTGTCGATAGACACCGGGCAAAAATAGAGGTGGCCAAGGATGAAATGATCAATGCCAACCTCCGTCTAGTGGTCAGCATTGCCAAACGATATATGCATCAAGGGCTGTCACTGCCCGACCTGATCCAGGAAGGCAACCTCGGTCTGATGAGAGCTGTTTTCCGGTTTGATTACACAAAGGGCAACAAGTTTTCTACCTATGCCAGCTGGTGGATACGTCAGGCTATTACCAGGGCCATCCTGGACAAGACACGCACAATACGCCTTCCAGTGCATTTCCTGGAACTCCGTAGCCAGTTCTTTAAGGCATTTTACGCCCTGCTAAAGGAGCTTGGCCGGGAGCCTACGCCTGCCGAGATCTCACTGCGAACGGGACTGCCCCTGGAAAAAATCTTGTCTATTCTGGAGGCCTCAAAGGAACCGGTCTCTTTGGAGACGCCAGTCGGAAATGAAGACAGCACCTTAGGCGACTTTATTGAAAACATGGATATTGTCTCCCCCTACGAAACAGTACGTGAAAGAGAGCTTACAGAGCGCATAAAAGGCATTCTGGCCACTCTCAGCCCAAGGGAAGAGAAGATCATTCGTCTCCGCTTTGGTATAGGCGAAGACAGTGAATATACCTTGGAGGAGATAGGAAAGCGCTTCAACGTGTCACGAGAGCGTATCCGCCAGATAGAAAAGAAGGCCCTGAACAGGTTAAGGCACTCGAGCCGCCGCGAACGCCTGAAGTTTTTCCTTGCTTAG
- a CDS encoding transcription elongation factor GreA, which translates to MERTPFTKEGFERLKKELDTLERVERFKAIKAIEVARAHGDLSENAEYHAAKERQGQLEARIRYLHSKLFAAEVIENENQDCDRVVFGVKVRLVNMDSGDEVVYRLVGPDESDVQKGNISVKSPLGRALIGKYEGDDVKVSTPAGLRNYEILEIFV; encoded by the coding sequence ATGGAACGGACCCCATTTACAAAAGAGGGTTTCGAAAGGCTTAAAAAAGAACTTGATACCCTGGAGAGGGTGGAAAGATTTAAGGCAATCAAGGCTATTGAAGTAGCCAGGGCCCACGGTGACCTAAGTGAAAATGCCGAATATCATGCTGCAAAGGAACGACAGGGTCAACTTGAAGCCCGCATTCGTTACCTTCACAGCAAACTCTTTGCAGCAGAAGTGATTGAAAATGAAAACCAGGACTGTGACAGGGTTGTATTCGGGGTCAAGGTCAGGCTGGTAAATATGGATAGCGGAGATGAAGTTGTCTATAGACTGGTGGGTCCGGACGAATCCGATGTACAAAAAGGAAATATTTCGGTTAAGTCCCCTCTCGGCCGGGCATTGATAGGCAAATATGAGGGAGATGATGTTAAAGTCAGCACACCGGCAGGGCTCAGGAATTATGAAATACTGGAGATCTTTGTCTGA
- a CDS encoding M23 family peptidase yields MGKFFGYTALIVLAGLIAAGCFLGYFLLEGSPPDLQVVQIPETMGREYTLTVKVKDARSGIRSISAVLSQGDKVLELDPRIHKVKEWWRGSGVKDETVSWVIKPFESGMADGKALLLITARDSSWRNGLKGNEQTWETEVSIDMTPPRIAVKSTVHNIRTGGTGLVSYRVSELPSKTGVWIGERFFRGYPMPGGAEDMYVAMVAVPFNVSKPKKVLIEAVDQAGNIARAGFPYRILRKPPKVDKINITDWFLEQKIPDFMARYPELKGSYPEVFLEINSELRRRSNKEIESYCKESVPEILWHGSFVCLPNSAFRAGFGDERHYYYKGKEIGRSYHMGSDLASVSHAPVPAGNTGLVVFADYLGIYGNTVILDHGLGLFSMYSHLSEIRVSAGDKVKRGEKIGTTGMTGLAGGDHLHFGMMVQGVFVNPLEWWDQKWIQDHILNNLSVQ; encoded by the coding sequence ATGGGCAAGTTTTTTGGTTACACTGCATTAATAGTCCTTGCAGGCCTTATAGCTGCCGGATGCTTTCTTGGATATTTTCTTCTGGAAGGAAGCCCTCCGGATCTGCAGGTAGTCCAGATCCCGGAGACAATGGGAAGGGAGTACACGCTCACGGTTAAGGTTAAAGACGCCCGTAGCGGAATAAGGTCGATTTCTGCCGTCCTGAGCCAGGGTGATAAGGTCCTTGAACTTGATCCAAGGATTCACAAGGTAAAGGAGTGGTGGAGGGGATCCGGCGTAAAGGACGAGACGGTCTCCTGGGTCATTAAGCCGTTCGAGTCGGGTATGGCCGATGGCAAAGCCCTCCTCCTGATCACAGCAAGGGACTCTTCGTGGCGGAACGGTCTCAAAGGCAATGAGCAGACCTGGGAGACAGAAGTTTCAATAGACATGACACCGCCCCGAATAGCAGTGAAAAGTACTGTTCATAATATAAGGACAGGAGGTACCGGCCTTGTATCTTATAGGGTAAGTGAATTACCCAGTAAGACGGGAGTCTGGATAGGCGAAAGATTTTTCCGGGGTTATCCAATGCCTGGAGGGGCAGAGGATATGTACGTGGCTATGGTGGCGGTTCCCTTCAATGTCAGTAAGCCGAAGAAGGTGCTCATCGAGGCGGTAGACCAGGCTGGAAACATTGCCAGGGCCGGCTTTCCTTATCGCATCCTTCGCAAACCTCCAAAGGTGGACAAGATAAATATAACTGACTGGTTCCTTGAGCAGAAAATACCGGACTTCATGGCCAGATACCCTGAATTAAAAGGTTCATACCCTGAAGTATTTCTCGAAATAAACAGTGAATTGAGGCGCCGCAGCAATAAGGAAATCGAGAGTTACTGCAAGGAAAGCGTTCCCGAAATCCTCTGGCACGGAAGCTTTGTTTGCCTTCCTAATTCGGCCTTCAGGGCAGGTTTTGGGGATGAGCGTCATTACTATTACAAGGGCAAGGAAATCGGCCGGTCTTATCACATGGGTTCAGACCTTGCGTCAGTTTCTCATGCTCCGGTCCCGGCAGGAAATACGGGCCTTGTAGTGTTTGCAGACTACCTTGGGATATATGGAAATACAGTAATCCTGGATCACGGCCTCGGCCTTTTCAGTATGTATTCCCACCTCAGCGAAATCCGGGTATCAGCAGGTGATAAGGTGAAACGTGGGGAAAAGATAGGGACAACCGGCATGACCGGTCTGGCGGGTGGAGACCATTTGCACTTCGGAATGATGGTCCAGGGGGTATTTGTTAATCCCTTAGAGTGGTGGGATCAGAAATGGATTCAGGACCACATCCTGAACAATTTGTCTGTGCAGTGA
- a CDS encoding aminoacyl-tRNA hydrolase, which produces MLLAGLGNPGLKYRNSRHNVGFAALDSLASQFGLDFILHKKFPLYESVSGSIAGIPVILLKPLTYMNRSGEVVASVLDFYKIPRDRLIVVHDDLDLSLGRLKFAQGGGSGGHKGVESIIGSVGSKEFPRLKIGIGRPGSPVPIDRYVLSPFMPEEVPIIDKILGIGTKGLVCFLEKGIEAAMNEFNGLKIEAGSAKDP; this is translated from the coding sequence ATGCTCTTGGCAGGCCTCGGAAATCCTGGTCTCAAGTATAGGAATTCACGCCATAATGTGGGGTTTGCAGCCCTGGATAGTCTGGCCTCTCAGTTCGGTCTTGATTTTATCCTGCATAAGAAATTTCCCTTATATGAAAGTGTATCGGGTTCTATAGCAGGCATTCCTGTTATACTGCTTAAGCCTCTCACTTACATGAACAGAAGTGGCGAGGTAGTAGCCTCAGTCCTTGATTTTTACAAAATCCCCCGGGACAGGCTCATAGTGGTACATGACGATCTGGACCTGTCCCTGGGAAGGCTGAAGTTCGCACAGGGGGGTGGATCCGGGGGACATAAAGGAGTTGAATCCATTATAGGTTCTGTCGGCAGCAAGGAATTCCCGCGTTTAAAGATCGGCATCGGAAGGCCTGGCAGTCCTGTGCCGATAGACAGATACGTCCTATCACCTTTCATGCCTGAAGAGGTCCCGATAATTGATAAGATCCTCGGCATCGGCACAAAGGGTCTGGTGTGTTTTCTGGAGAAGGGCATTGAAGCCGCTATGAACGAATTTAACGGCCTTAAGATAGAAGCAGGGTCGGCAAAGGACCCTTAG
- a CDS encoding 50S ribosomal protein L25, which yields MKHVAIEAHVRTKAGKGVARKLRHAGQTPGILYGPKSETIPLSVNSHEFNKLLNSARGEPLLFTLNLTGNGDSNSHTALIKDLQLHPVDDQICHVDFYEALMDEEVQVEVPIAAVGKAKGVETDMGVLEIIQRTVKISCLPLAIPREIQVDVSDLGLGDAVHVADITPPEGVRLLDDPETALMTVVTSAAEEPEEEKEEEIEEEEKEESE from the coding sequence ATGAAACATGTGGCAATAGAGGCCCATGTACGTACAAAGGCCGGAAAAGGCGTGGCCCGCAAGCTCCGCCATGCAGGGCAGACCCCAGGGATACTGTACGGGCCAAAGAGCGAGACCATTCCTCTTTCTGTAAACTCTCATGAATTCAACAAACTGCTGAATTCGGCACGTGGAGAGCCGCTGCTTTTCACTCTGAATTTAACGGGCAATGGAGACAGCAATAGTCATACCGCCCTAATCAAGGACCTGCAGTTGCATCCGGTGGATGACCAAATATGCCATGTGGATTTTTACGAAGCCCTCATGGACGAAGAGGTGCAGGTTGAGGTGCCCATCGCAGCAGTGGGTAAGGCCAAGGGTGTCGAAACAGATATGGGTGTCCTGGAAATCATCCAACGAACTGTTAAGATATCCTGCCTTCCTTTGGCCATTCCGCGGGAAATACAGGTCGATGTTTCTGATCTCGGGCTGGGAGACGCCGTCCATGTGGCGGACATTACACCTCCGGAAGGAGTCCGCCTTTTAGATGATCCCGAGACGGCCTTGATGACCGTCGTGACTTCAGCAGCCGAGGAACCTGAAGAGGAGAAAGAGGAAGAAATCGAGGAAGAGGAAAAAGAGGAATCCGAGTAA
- a CDS encoding phosphoribosylpyrophosphate synthetase produces MPIDHMMIFAGNAHPALAQEICDYLSMPLGRASVRTFSDGEVFVEIGENVRGADVFVIQPTCPPVDHNVMELLIMVDALRRASARRITAVLPYYGYARQDRKAAPRVPISAKLVADIITTAGARRVLAMDLHATQIQGFFSIPVDHLFAAPILLNYLRNRFPEEVVMVSPDAGGVERTRAFAKRLGAGLAIIDKRRDRPNETQVMNIIGDVKGKTAVILDDMVDTAGTLCKAAEALKEHGANEVHACITHPVLSGPAVNRIRESVLKSLVVTNTIPLREEAQKVDKIKVLSVSDLLGEAIRRIHKDDSVSSLFV; encoded by the coding sequence ATGCCAATAGATCATATGATGATTTTTGCCGGAAATGCCCATCCTGCCCTGGCTCAGGAAATATGTGACTACCTGAGCATGCCTCTTGGCAGGGCATCTGTGCGAACCTTCAGCGACGGTGAGGTGTTTGTGGAGATAGGGGAAAACGTAAGAGGTGCGGATGTATTTGTGATCCAGCCCACTTGCCCCCCTGTAGACCATAATGTGATGGAACTTCTCATAATGGTGGATGCCTTGAGAAGGGCGTCAGCCAGGAGAATTACGGCGGTATTGCCATATTATGGTTATGCCAGGCAGGATCGAAAGGCGGCTCCAAGAGTCCCTATTTCCGCCAAGCTCGTGGCGGACATTATCACCACGGCGGGTGCCAGGAGGGTCCTTGCCATGGATCTCCATGCCACCCAGATCCAGGGTTTTTTCAGCATACCTGTGGATCACCTTTTTGCAGCTCCGATACTGCTCAATTATCTCAGAAATAGATTTCCGGAAGAAGTGGTGATGGTATCTCCTGACGCAGGCGGAGTTGAGCGGACAAGGGCCTTTGCCAAGAGGTTGGGGGCTGGATTGGCCATAATCGACAAGCGCAGGGATCGGCCTAACGAGACGCAAGTCATGAATATTATTGGCGACGTAAAAGGGAAGACGGCTGTCATACTGGACGATATGGTGGATACTGCCGGCACCCTTTGCAAGGCGGCTGAGGCCCTCAAGGAACACGGTGCCAATGAAGTCCATGCCTGTATTACACATCCGGTACTCTCAGGCCCGGCGGTAAATCGCATCAGGGAATCGGTACTTAAGTCCTTGGTGGTTACAAATACTATTCCCCTGAGGGAAGAGGCCCAAAAGGTTGACAAGATCAAGGTGCTGTCCGTGTCCGACCTTCTGGGGGAGGCCATAAGACGCATACATAAAGACGATTCAGTAAGTTCACTATTTGTCTAA
- the ispE gene encoding 4-(cytidine 5'-diphospho)-2-C-methyl-D-erythritol kinase has translation MSSLSLLAPAKINLFLLINGRRPDGYHLIFTIFQKVSLWDEIEISVNQKKGGGIYLECPGSNLASGPDNLAYRAARLFLEKSGLDLAVEILLRKRIPIGGGLGGGSSDAASVLKGMNKLTGFPFNGASLHFLGCSLGADVPFFLLEAPAAVGRGIGTELEVVDAPHGCYVLVYPGFSVNTRWAYENCVLTGQKEDTIFDSGEAIRAAMWRNDLEKVVMARYPEIGLIKADLMALGAETAMMSGSGSTVIGSFISQEEAHRAASSLKARKGLHTFLAESL, from the coding sequence ATGAGTTCTTTGAGCCTTTTGGCCCCTGCCAAAATAAATCTGTTTCTGCTGATTAACGGCCGCCGTCCGGATGGATATCACCTCATTTTTACAATATTCCAAAAGGTTTCTCTTTGGGATGAGATTGAAATTTCTGTGAACCAGAAAAAAGGGGGAGGGATTTATCTGGAATGTCCTGGCAGCAACCTGGCCTCGGGCCCGGATAACCTGGCATACAGGGCGGCCAGACTGTTCCTGGAAAAATCCGGTCTGGACCTCGCGGTTGAAATTCTTTTGAGAAAGAGGATTCCCATAGGCGGAGGTCTGGGAGGCGGCAGCAGTGATGCGGCGTCCGTGCTGAAAGGCATGAACAAGCTGACCGGCTTTCCGTTTAATGGGGCGTCTCTCCATTTTCTCGGCTGCAGTCTCGGGGCAGACGTGCCGTTTTTCCTTCTTGAGGCGCCTGCAGCAGTGGGAAGGGGGATAGGCACTGAGCTTGAAGTCGTTGATGCCCCTCATGGATGTTATGTATTGGTCTATCCCGGTTTTAGCGTAAATACTCGATGGGCTTATGAGAATTGCGTATTGACAGGGCAGAAGGAGGACACTATTTTTGACTCCGGTGAGGCTATTCGAGCCGCCATGTGGCGGAATGATCTGGAGAAGGTAGTTATGGCCAGATATCCAGAAATAGGCCTGATCAAGGCCGATCTTATGGCACTTGGAGCCGAGACGGCCATGATGTCAGGGAGTGGATCGACAGTCATCGGATCCTTCATATCGCAGGAGGAAGCCCACAGGGCAGCTTCCAGCCTCAAAGCCAGAAAGGGCCTTCACACTTTTTTGGCAGAGAGTTTATAG
- a CDS encoding DUF1844 domain-containing protein: MSHNDGKGFKVTDKRHGAKNVSDQKDSKDSGSTKSERPDSVPLPEVNFSTFIFSLNTSALVHLGEIPEFGSGEIKKDLTLAQHTIDTLAMLQEKTAGNLVEDEKGLLEHILYDLRMRYVKAMS, from the coding sequence ATGAGTCACAATGACGGGAAAGGCTTTAAGGTCACGGACAAGAGGCACGGTGCCAAGAATGTCTCAGATCAGAAAGATTCAAAAGACTCCGGGTCCACTAAATCGGAAAGGCCTGATTCAGTGCCACTTCCTGAGGTGAATTTTTCCACCTTTATATTCTCTCTTAATACGTCAGCCCTGGTCCATCTGGGTGAAATCCCCGAGTTCGGCTCAGGAGAGATAAAGAAGGATCTCACTCTTGCTCAACACACTATAGACACCCTGGCCATGCTCCAGGAAAAGACGGCTGGAAATCTTGTTGAAGACGAAAAAGGCCTTTTGGAGCACATACTTTACGATTTGCGAATGAGATATGTCAAGGCTATGTCCTGA
- the xseA gene encoding exodeoxyribonuclease VII large subunit: MSEDSIRDLFPPSALEGIVSPDIDREFPPSARHVWQVSDLLAKVQGRLDLDFDILWVEGEISNLRQPSSGHCYFTLKDDRTQIKAVLFKFQAARLPFELKDGQHVICLGRLNIYTGRGDLQLVVETIEPKGEGALQMAFEQLKARLAKEGLFSSEHKLPLPLLPQMVFVITSPTGAAIHDFIRNARECYPGADIVLCPVRVQGEGASGEMIDALRTVQRVAREGDVILLTRGGGSLEDLWAFNDETLAREIFNCTIPVVSAVGHEIDFTISDFVADCRAPTPTAAAQLIFPRREELMDKVATLFRRMILSSHNRLKANRQRVQLLHHRLKDPKRKIIEQRLRQDDLNARLLRVMQERIGSWFQRYLDLRERLAVHEPGRRLSLTKAESCSLSRRLIRAGSLSVERRRHLLAALSGKLDAVSPLAVLARGYSLVYRTPGGELVRRAEQVAEGERLFIRPEKGTILCKVLSAGKDRDNDDA; encoded by the coding sequence ATGTCAGAAGATTCCATTAGAGATCTGTTTCCCCCTTCTGCACTGGAAGGCATTGTCTCTCCTGATATTGACCGGGAATTTCCCCCTTCTGCCAGACATGTCTGGCAAGTCTCGGATCTTTTGGCAAAGGTCCAGGGCAGGTTGGACCTCGATTTTGATATCCTGTGGGTGGAGGGAGAAATATCAAACCTCCGGCAGCCTTCCTCAGGCCATTGCTACTTTACTTTGAAGGATGATCGGACCCAGATCAAGGCGGTGTTGTTCAAGTTTCAGGCTGCCCGCCTCCCTTTTGAGCTGAAGGATGGCCAGCACGTGATCTGTTTAGGAAGGCTCAATATTTATACCGGCAGGGGCGATCTCCAACTGGTGGTGGAAACCATTGAGCCAAAGGGGGAAGGGGCCCTTCAAATGGCCTTTGAGCAGCTAAAGGCCAGGCTGGCAAAAGAAGGGCTGTTTTCTTCTGAACATAAGCTGCCGCTTCCACTGCTTCCACAAATGGTTTTTGTCATCACATCTCCTACCGGCGCAGCAATCCATGACTTTATCCGAAATGCCAGAGAATGCTATCCGGGGGCGGACATCGTACTCTGTCCGGTGAGGGTTCAAGGAGAAGGGGCCTCCGGAGAAATGATCGATGCCCTGAGGACTGTCCAGCGTGTTGCAAGGGAAGGTGATGTTATATTGCTCACCCGGGGAGGTGGCTCGCTCGAGGATCTCTGGGCCTTCAACGATGAGACCCTGGCCCGGGAGATATTCAATTGTACCATACCTGTTGTCTCGGCAGTGGGACACGAGATCGATTTTACGATTTCAGATTTTGTGGCGGATTGCAGGGCACCTACACCCACTGCAGCGGCACAGCTCATTTTCCCTCGCAGGGAAGAGCTGATGGATAAGGTCGCAACCCTCTTCAGGAGAATGATCCTGTCAAGTCACAACAGACTGAAAGCCAATCGACAGAGAGTTCAACTGCTCCATCATCGGCTCAAGGATCCCAAAAGGAAGATCATAGAGCAAAGACTCCGTCAGGACGACCTCAATGCCAGGCTGCTGAGGGTCATGCAAGAAAGGATTGGTTCCTGGTTCCAGAGATACCTGGACCTGCGTGAAAGGCTCGCAGTGCACGAACCCGGGAGACGGCTTTCCCTGACAAAAGCCGAATCCTGCTCTTTATCGAGGCGTTTGATCCGGGCCGGATCGCTCTCTGTCGAGAGGAGACGCCACCTCCTTGCCGCATTGTCCGGAAAGCTGGATGCAGTGAGCCCGCTCGCAGTCCTTGCCAGGGGCTACAGCCTGGTTTACAGGACACCCGGAGGGGAGCTTGTAAGACGTGCCGAGCAGGTGGCAGAAGGTGAACGTCTTTTTATAAGACCTGAAAAGGGTACCATTCTCTGCAAGGTATTATCCGCTGGAAAAGACCGGGACAATGATGATGCCTGA